In a single window of the bacterium genome:
- the glgC gene encoding glucose-1-phosphate adenylyltransferase: protein MHTDDTLVMIMAGGEGKRLYPLTKDRAKPAVPFGGRYRIIDFVMNNFINSGFYKIKVLTQFKSDSLNKHISRTWPATPIYGQFIDLVPAQMRTGGEWYQGTADAIYQNLNIIYDIEPKYICIFGGDHIYKMDVRHMQKYHRKKNADLTISAIPVPVEMAKDFGVMVIDEDWKLIGFQEKPKENPATIPGRPDMVLASMGNYIFNTDVLLRELETNAQNPETSHDFGHDIINNMYTRANIYAYDFSRNHIQGMTETEKGYWKDVGSIDAYWQANMDLLEALPEFDLYNQAWPLRTENHNLPPAKFIWNESERIGMATNSLVSEGCVISGGQINRCVLSFSVRVNSFAHVEESILMEDVNIGRYAKISKAIIDKGVFVPPYAEIGYNREDDIARGFEVTDSGITVVPKGAIL, encoded by the coding sequence ATGCATACAGATGATACTTTGGTAATGATTATGGCCGGTGGAGAAGGCAAAAGACTTTATCCGCTAACTAAAGACAGAGCAAAACCAGCGGTGCCTTTTGGCGGACGCTATCGAATTATCGACTTTGTAATGAATAACTTTATCAATTCAGGATTTTACAAAATAAAAGTCCTGACACAATTTAAATCTGATTCTTTAAATAAACATATTTCTCGTACTTGGCCTGCTACACCGATTTACGGACAATTTATTGACCTTGTTCCTGCACAAATGAGAACCGGTGGCGAATGGTATCAGGGAACAGCTGATGCAATTTATCAAAACCTGAATATAATTTATGATATCGAGCCAAAATATATTTGTATCTTTGGCGGAGATCATATCTATAAGATGGATGTTCGGCATATGCAGAAATATCACAGGAAAAAAAATGCAGACCTTACAATTTCCGCTATTCCTGTTCCTGTTGAAATGGCAAAAGATTTCGGGGTTATGGTTATTGATGAAGATTGGAAACTTATAGGCTTTCAGGAAAAACCTAAAGAAAATCCTGCGACAATTCCGGGAAGACCTGATATGGTTCTTGCGTCAATGGGTAATTATATTTTCAATACAGACGTCCTTCTTAGAGAACTTGAAACTAATGCGCAAAATCCTGAAACAAGTCATGACTTCGGACATGACATAATTAACAACATGTACACGAGGGCTAATATCTATGCATACGACTTTAGCCGAAATCATATACAAGGAATGACCGAAACAGAAAAAGGTTACTGGAAAGATGTCGGTTCAATAGATGCTTACTGGCAAGCAAATATGGATTTATTAGAAGCACTTCCCGAATTTGACTTATATAATCAAGCCTGGCCTCTTAGAACAGAAAACCATAACCTGCCTCCTGCTAAATTTATTTGGAATGAATCAGAACGTATAGGTATGGCAACCAATTCGCTTGTTTCAGAAGGTTGTGTAATAAGCGGCGGTCAGATTAATCGATGCGTTCTTTCATTTAGCGTAAGGGTTAACAGCTTTGCCCATGTTGAAGAATCTATATTAATGGAAGACGTTAACATTGGAAGATACGCTAAAATAAGCAAGGCTATTATAGATAAAGGAGTATTTGTTCCTCCTTATGCTGAAATAGGTTATAATAGAGAAGATGATATTGCCAGAGGCTTTGAAGTTACTGACTCTGGAATTACTGTAGTACCAAAAGGAGCAATTTTATGA
- the lepA gene encoding translation elongation factor 4 translates to MIKNIRNFCIIAHIDHGKSTLADRLLEKTGTIAKRDMMEQLLDTMDIERERGITIKLQAARMNYKAQDGNEYIFNLIDTPGHVDFSYEVSRSLAACEGALLVVDATQGVEAQTMANVYLAIEQNLEIIPVINKIDLPSADTERVKHEIEEILGIDTSNAVLVSAKSGVGIEDVLEAIVKYVPAPKDTSKKPLRGLVFDSYYDPFLGTIAYFKVMDGNIKNGDKIRFMANKKDFEIIELGYMKPQRCPANELKTGEVGYLAASIKEICQFVGDTVTLVENPAKEALPGYKKAVPMVFCGMYPVDNDQYHELKDSLEKLRLNDSSITFEPETSSALGFGFRCGFLGLLHMEIAQERLEREYNLSLITTAPSVIYNIYKTDGTMIQIDNPANLPLPQYLDHIEEPYVKLNIFTPNDYVGALMDLAQGKRAIFKNMRYIDDTRVDIEYEMPLNELVTDFYDQLKSRSKGYASMDYEFSEYKRSDLIKLDILLAGDIVDALSTIVHRDNSSYIGQKLTSKLKEIIPRQMFEVPIQASIGGKVIARTNVKAMRKNVLDKCYGGDITRKKKLLEKQKAGKKRMKAVGKVEVPQEAFMAVLSLEE, encoded by the coding sequence ATGATAAAAAATATTAGAAATTTCTGCATAATAGCACATATAGACCACGGCAAATCAACCCTGGCTGACCGTTTGCTTGAAAAAACAGGCACCATTGCAAAAAGAGATATGATGGAACAGCTTCTTGATACAATGGATATCGAGAGGGAGAGAGGAATTACCATCAAGCTTCAGGCAGCTCGCATGAATTACAAAGCTCAAGATGGAAATGAATATATTTTTAACCTTATAGACACACCCGGGCATGTCGATTTCAGTTATGAAGTTTCAAGAAGTCTTGCAGCATGCGAAGGAGCTCTTCTTGTTGTTGATGCAACTCAAGGTGTAGAAGCCCAAACAATGGCGAATGTTTATCTTGCGATAGAACAAAATCTTGAGATAATTCCTGTTATAAATAAAATTGACCTTCCAAGTGCCGATACTGAAAGGGTTAAGCATGAAATAGAAGAGATATTAGGTATTGACACTTCTAATGCTGTTCTTGTAAGTGCAAAATCAGGTGTTGGAATAGAAGATGTACTTGAAGCAATCGTAAAATACGTTCCTGCTCCTAAAGATACATCAAAAAAACCTCTAAGAGGGCTTGTTTTTGACAGTTATTACGATCCATTCTTAGGAACAATCGCCTACTTCAAAGTCATGGACGGAAATATCAAAAATGGCGATAAAATAAGATTTATGGCGAACAAAAAAGACTTTGAAATCATTGAACTTGGCTATATGAAACCGCAAAGATGCCCTGCAAACGAACTTAAAACAGGAGAAGTAGGTTATCTTGCCGCATCGATAAAAGAAATTTGTCAGTTTGTCGGAGATACGGTTACATTAGTCGAAAATCCTGCAAAAGAAGCTCTTCCAGGCTATAAAAAGGCAGTTCCTATGGTTTTTTGCGGAATGTATCCCGTAGACAATGACCAGTACCATGAACTTAAAGATTCCCTTGAAAAACTCCGACTTAATGATTCAAGTATTACTTTTGAGCCGGAAACGTCTTCTGCTCTTGGATTTGGTTTTAGATGCGGATTTCTCGGACTTTTGCACATGGAAATTGCACAGGAACGTCTTGAAAGAGAATATAACCTTTCACTTATAACTACTGCGCCCAGCGTTATTTATAATATTTATAAAACTGACGGGACAATGATTCAGATTGACAACCCTGCAAATTTACCGTTGCCGCAATACTTAGATCATATTGAAGAGCCTTACGTTAAGTTAAATATCTTCACACCTAATGACTATGTTGGCGCTTTAATGGATTTAGCACAAGGGAAACGCGCTATCTTCAAAAACATGCGCTATATTGATGACACAAGAGTTGATATTGAATACGAAATGCCTTTAAACGAGCTTGTTACAGACTTTTATGACCAACTGAAATCCCGTTCAAAGGGCTATGCAAGCATGGATTATGAATTCAGCGAATACAAAAGATCTGATCTGATAAAACTTGATATCCTGCTCGCAGGTGATATTGTTGATGCCTTAAGTACAATTGTACACAGAGATAATTCGTCTTATATCGGACAAAAACTTACAAGCAAGCTCAAAGAAATAATTCCGAGGCAAATGTTTGAAGTCCCAATTCAGGCATCAATTGGCGGAAAAGTAATCGCAAGAACAAACGTAAAAGCGATGCGCAAAAACGTTCTTGACAAATGCTACGGCGGCGATATTACAAGAAAGAAAAAACTGCTTGAAAAACAAAAAGCCGGTAAAAAAAGAATGAAAGCAGTAGGCAAAGTTGAAGTTCCGCAGGAAGCATTTATGGCTGTTTTAAGCTTAGAGGAATAA
- a CDS encoding aspartate/glutamate racemase family protein: MKKIGLLGGMNCESTVEYYKIINQKVREILGKTSSAKIIMESFNFKEIEDLQFQNNWDELTKKLSKAAQNLEKCNADYIVICTNLMHKIAPEIQKNIDIPIIHIVDSVAQEINNYTFNKVGLLGTIFTMEEDFYSKKLLKDYNIETIIPEKEDREEISRIIYEELCQGIIKNSSKEKYLQIINKLKGQGAQGVILGCTEIPLLIKSASIPLFNTLQIHALDAVSKSLKTE; encoded by the coding sequence ATGAAAAAAATAGGCTTACTTGGCGGAATGAACTGTGAATCAACCGTTGAGTATTATAAAATTATAAATCAAAAAGTCAGAGAAATTTTAGGTAAAACATCTTCAGCTAAAATCATTATGGAAAGTTTTAATTTCAAGGAAATAGAAGATTTACAATTTCAAAATAATTGGGATGAATTAACAAAAAAATTATCCAAAGCAGCTCAAAATCTTGAAAAATGCAATGCTGACTATATTGTAATTTGCACAAATTTAATGCATAAAATTGCTCCGGAAATTCAAAAAAATATTGACATTCCCATAATTCATATTGTTGATAGTGTTGCTCAAGAAATTAATAATTATACTTTCAATAAAGTTGGGCTTCTTGGCACTATATTTACAATGGAAGAAGACTTCTACAGCAAAAAACTTTTAAAAGATTACAACATTGAAACTATAATTCCCGAAAAAGAGGATAGAGAAGAAATAAGCCGAATAATATACGAAGAGTTATGTCAGGGAATTATAAAAAACTCTTCCAAAGAAAAATATTTACAAATAATAAATAAACTGAAAGGGCAAGGTGCCCAAGGTGTTATTTTAGGATGTACGGAAATTCCTCTTTTGATTAAATCCGCATCAATTCCTTTATTTAATACTTTGCAAATACATGCTTTAGATGCAGTTTCAAAATCACTTAAAACAGAATAA
- a CDS encoding class I SAM-dependent methyltransferase gives MKCYLCGNTEHLYVKGQVRDNFDIKIRKCSSCGLVFLDDSSHIDDKFYENNGMEKTINLNCNFAQTDSVDTQKRINLYQKKLINKRVLDFGCGSGSFLSRIKKENISSQLYALEPNQKHFNFLNSNFTLYKSIDEIPDKSLDFITMFHVMEHLKNPLEILQALYNKLDEHGKIIIEIPNCDDALLSLYDNDPFSNFTYWSCHLYLFNNETLKTLLEKTPYKIDYIKQYQRYSFANHIHWLAKGKPGGHIEWGFLDDEKLQSIYEEKLAELGKCDSIIAMISKE, from the coding sequence ATGAAATGTTATTTGTGTGGAAACACTGAACATTTATATGTAAAAGGGCAAGTTAGAGATAACTTTGATATAAAAATCAGAAAATGCAGCTCTTGCGGTCTTGTTTTTCTTGACGATTCCAGCCATATTGACGATAAATTTTATGAAAATAACGGCATGGAAAAAACAATTAACTTAAACTGTAATTTTGCTCAAACAGATTCTGTTGATACACAAAAACGCATTAATCTTTATCAGAAAAAACTTATAAACAAGCGAGTACTGGATTTTGGGTGCGGAAGCGGAAGTTTTCTTTCTCGGATAAAAAAAGAAAATATTTCCTCTCAATTATATGCTCTTGAACCTAATCAAAAGCATTTTAACTTTTTAAATTCAAATTTTACTCTTTATAAATCAATAGATGAAATTCCGGACAAAAGTCTTGATTTTATAACGATGTTTCACGTAATGGAACATCTTAAAAACCCTTTGGAAATACTACAGGCGCTCTATAACAAGTTGGATGAGCATGGAAAAATCATTATCGAAATTCCAAACTGCGATGATGCCCTATTAAGTCTGTATGATAATGATCCCTTTTCTAACTTTACTTACTGGAGCTGCCATTTATATTTGTTTAATAATGAGACTCTCAAAACTTTACTGGAAAAAACACCTTATAAAATCGATTATATAAAACAGTACCAGAGATACTCGTTTGCAAATCATATTCATTGGCTGGCTAAAGGGAAACCGGGCGGACATATCGAATGGGGTTTCCTTGATGATGAGAAACTGCAAAGTATTTACGAAGAAAAACTTGCTGAATTAGGCAAATGCGATTCAATTATAGCAATGATTAGCAAAGAATAG
- a CDS encoding adenine phosphoribosyltransferase produces MPELVKACIRDIPDFPKPGIVFKDITTAIKDPEAFKRIIDFITAEFKDAGIDYVAGIESRGFIFGGPVAYNLGAGLVIVRKPGKLPSEVEQVEYALEYGTDCVEIHKDAIEPGKKVLLIDDLLATGGTAAASYHLIEKIGGIPVGIAFAVELTFLNGRERLTENKNVKLVSMVQY; encoded by the coding sequence ATGCCGGAATTAGTAAAAGCTTGTATCAGAGACATACCTGATTTTCCAAAACCTGGAATAGTTTTTAAGGATATAACTACCGCTATTAAAGATCCTGAGGCTTTTAAGAGAATTATTGACTTTATAACAGCAGAATTTAAAGATGCAGGAATAGATTATGTTGCCGGTATCGAGTCAAGAGGGTTTATTTTTGGAGGACCTGTTGCTTACAATCTTGGAGCAGGGCTTGTAATAGTAAGAAAACCCGGTAAACTTCCATCCGAAGTTGAACAGGTTGAATATGCACTTGAGTACGGCACAGATTGCGTAGAAATCCACAAAGATGCCATTGAACCGGGCAAAAAAGTTCTTCTTATAGACGATCTTCTTGCAACAGGAGGAACCGCAGCAGCTTCTTATCATCTTATAGAAAAAATAGGTGGAATCCCTGTTGGCATTGCTTTTGCAGTAGAATTAACTTTTCTGAACGGCAGAGAAAGACTTACAGAAAATAAAAACGTTAAATTGGTTTCAATGGTTCAGTATTAA
- a CDS encoding ABC transporter ATP-binding protein codes for MNKFIEVKNLIKEFPIKKGFFNKQTGAVHAINNISFDIFKGETLGLVGESGCGKSTTGRCILGLIPPTSGSVKINNLEITSADSKTLQHLRKKMQIIFQNPYSSLNPRMTVKEILREPFIIHEKTLSKKDTDKRINELLDMVGMNESVLNRYPHEFSGGQRQRIGIARALTLNPEFIVADEPVSALDISIQAQIINLMQKLKNELGLTYLFISHDLSVIRYMCDRVVVMYLGEIVEIATTQELFSNPKHPYTQALLNSVPVPNPDKDLSLRVILKGDLPSSVNMPSGCKFHTRCPYVMDICTKINPEYTKISDNHIAKCHLLN; via the coding sequence ATGAACAAATTTATAGAAGTTAAGAACTTAATCAAAGAATTTCCTATAAAAAAAGGCTTTTTTAATAAACAAACAGGCGCTGTACATGCCATAAACAATATAAGTTTCGATATTTTTAAAGGAGAAACTTTAGGTCTTGTAGGAGAATCAGGCTGCGGAAAATCAACCACAGGCAGATGTATTCTCGGTTTGATACCGCCTACAAGCGGTTCTGTAAAAATAAACAATCTGGAAATAACTTCAGCAGACTCAAAAACACTTCAGCATCTTAGAAAAAAGATGCAAATAATTTTTCAAAACCCTTACTCAAGTCTTAATCCAAGAATGACAGTAAAAGAAATTCTGAGAGAGCCTTTTATAATACATGAAAAAACGCTTTCTAAAAAAGATACAGATAAAAGAATAAACGAACTTCTTGATATGGTAGGAATGAACGAAAGCGTGCTTAATAGGTACCCTCACGAATTTTCCGGCGGTCAAAGACAAAGAATCGGAATAGCAAGAGCTTTGACTCTTAATCCTGAATTTATCGTAGCTGATGAGCCTGTGAGCGCTCTTGACATAAGTATTCAAGCACAAATAATAAATCTTATGCAAAAACTCAAGAACGAATTAGGGCTAACTTATTTATTTATATCTCATGACTTAAGCGTCATAAGATATATGTGCGACAGGGTCGTGGTTATGTATCTCGGTGAAATTGTAGAAATAGCAACGACACAGGAATTATTTTCAAATCCGAAACATCCTTACACGCAGGCATTATTAAATTCCGTTCCTGTTCCTAATCCCGATAAAGACCTCTCATTAAGAGTTATTCTAAAAGGCGATCTTCCCAGCTCTGTGAACATGCCTTCAGGCTGCAAATTTCATACAAGATGTCCTTATGTTATGGATATTTGTACTAAAATTAATCCTGAATACACTAAAATTTCGGATAATCACATAGCAAAATGTCATCTTTTGAATTAA
- the treY gene encoding malto-oligosyltrehalose synthase, giving the protein MKTSKKQQDNTKIPISTYRLQFNKHFTFKDAQKIIPYLRDIGISHCYSSPILWAKTGSLHGYDIIDHSKLNPEIGSSKDFDELVKIIQKNKMGIILDIVPNHMGICRKNKWWVDVLENGQASQYANFFDIDWKPIKKELYGKILVPVLHDHYGNILAGGEFKINFDRDNGKLKLIYFDHEFPINPSSYTIIMEHRIDKLESTLGSAHNDFLEYQSIMTVFKNLPKINETDFEKIKERNREKEIAYKRFSELCKRKNFIANFIEENLLDFRCSPDDVTACQRVHEVLENQAYRLAYWRVSSDIINYRRFFDINALIGLRAENNDVFNETHSVILDLIEQKKIQGLRIDHPDGLLDPLGYFITLQKEAGKRLGIDFDSSNEKHLSSELLPFYVVAEKIIAPFEKLPQNWAIHGTIGYEFLNNVNNLFLDNKNLKKISRTYHKFINKEIDFNELVIKCKKTIMRTALTSELSTLSNHLSLLSEKYYSARDYTLNSLREALTEIIACFPVYRTYISQEEKNNKDIDYIKWAVRMAKKRSMSTDPSIYDFIEKILLCEFESNKESDIYGEILNFTMKFQQYTGPLMAKGLEDTSFYNYNRLISLNEVGGNPATFGISVNDFHNGNMYRLNATPHGLLATSTHDTKLSEDVRARISSISEIPEVWRKKINKWSRINKSKKTRIDNLFIPDKNDEYLFYQILTGLWTDEDFNNEKIKKIIERIKNYMLKAVREAKTHTSWININTQYENALSEFIRRVLSSSESHPFWKEFLPFQKEIALGGYNNSISQITLKFTSPGVPDIYQGNELWKYNLVDPDNRNPVDFNKFQKLFKKIKPFLRNSNEDFSFLFPLESGKLKLFISSVLLNFRQTHSNLFKKGNYIPLEVRGAKSENIIAFARSFENETIITVVPRLVFHMISEEKPFAIGEEVWKDTRIILPVNYRNFKDIFTGKTFYDFNSESADSENKQNSEICLSETSFNSVKQELIGSIINILPISVLYSDSSSINLSPYYKKF; this is encoded by the coding sequence ATGAAAACTTCAAAAAAACAGCAAGATAATACTAAAATTCCAATTTCTACTTATAGATTGCAATTTAACAAGCATTTTACATTCAAAGATGCTCAAAAAATCATTCCTTATCTGAGAGATATAGGGATTTCTCATTGCTACTCATCTCCAATCCTATGGGCAAAAACCGGAAGCCTTCATGGTTATGACATAATCGACCACAGCAAACTTAACCCGGAAATTGGCTCATCTAAAGATTTTGATGAACTTGTGAAAATAATTCAAAAAAACAAAATGGGTATAATACTTGATATTGTGCCTAACCACATGGGTATATGCCGCAAAAACAAGTGGTGGGTTGATGTTTTGGAAAACGGTCAAGCCTCTCAATACGCAAATTTCTTTGATATTGACTGGAAACCTATTAAAAAAGAGCTTTACGGCAAAATACTTGTCCCTGTTCTTCACGATCATTACGGGAATATTCTTGCCGGCGGCGAATTTAAAATAAATTTTGACAGGGATAATGGCAAGCTAAAGCTGATTTATTTCGACCATGAATTCCCGATAAATCCATCTTCCTACACCATAATAATGGAACACAGGATTGATAAACTGGAATCTACACTTGGTTCTGCTCATAATGACTTTCTTGAATACCAGAGCATAATGACAGTGTTTAAAAATCTGCCGAAAATAAATGAAACAGACTTTGAAAAAATAAAAGAAAGAAACAGAGAAAAAGAAATTGCCTACAAAAGATTTTCTGAGCTTTGTAAAAGAAAAAATTTTATCGCAAATTTTATAGAAGAAAATCTATTAGACTTTAGATGCAGCCCAGATGATGTTACAGCATGTCAAAGAGTACATGAAGTTCTCGAAAATCAGGCTTATAGACTTGCATATTGGAGAGTTTCCTCTGACATAATAAATTACAGGAGATTTTTTGATATAAATGCGCTTATAGGATTACGTGCTGAAAATAATGATGTGTTTAATGAAACTCATTCTGTAATTCTTGACTTAATAGAACAGAAAAAAATTCAAGGGTTGAGAATAGACCATCCTGACGGACTTTTAGACCCATTAGGTTATTTCATAACTCTTCAAAAAGAAGCAGGTAAACGACTCGGAATAGACTTTGATAGTTCAAACGAAAAGCACTTGTCTTCCGAGCTGCTGCCATTTTATGTAGTCGCCGAAAAAATTATTGCTCCTTTTGAAAAACTTCCGCAAAACTGGGCAATTCACGGCACTATCGGGTATGAATTTTTGAACAACGTAAATAACCTTTTTCTGGATAATAAAAATTTAAAAAAAATTTCAAGAACTTATCATAAATTCATAAACAAAGAAATTGATTTCAATGAGTTAGTAATCAAATGCAAAAAAACAATAATGAGAACAGCCTTAACCAGCGAATTAAGCACTCTTTCAAATCATTTGAGCCTGCTCTCCGAAAAATATTACAGCGCAAGAGATTATACGCTAAACAGCCTCAGAGAAGCACTTACTGAAATTATCGCCTGCTTTCCTGTTTACAGGACTTATATTTCGCAGGAAGAAAAAAACAATAAAGATATAGATTATATCAAATGGGCTGTCAGAATGGCAAAAAAGAGGAGTATGTCAACAGATCCGTCTATTTATGATTTTATAGAAAAAATCCTGCTTTGTGAATTTGAATCAAATAAAGAATCGGATATTTATGGTGAAATTTTAAATTTCACTATGAAATTTCAGCAATACACAGGTCCTTTAATGGCAAAAGGACTTGAAGATACAAGTTTTTATAATTACAACAGGCTTATTTCCCTGAACGAAGTAGGCGGAAACCCTGCAACTTTTGGAATATCAGTCAATGACTTTCATAATGGAAATATGTACAGACTAAATGCAACTCCTCATGGGCTTCTTGCAACTTCCACCCATGATACAAAACTTTCAGAAGATGTCAGGGCAAGAATATCATCCATTTCAGAAATTCCTGAGGTATGGAGAAAAAAAATCAATAAATGGAGCCGAATAAATAAATCAAAAAAAACCAGAATTGATAACTTATTTATCCCTGACAAAAACGATGAATACCTGTTTTATCAAATTTTAACGGGACTTTGGACGGATGAAGACTTTAATAATGAAAAAATCAAAAAAATTATTGAAAGAATTAAAAATTATATGCTTAAAGCTGTTAGGGAAGCCAAAACCCACACCAGCTGGATTAATATAAATACTCAATATGAAAATGCTTTAAGTGAATTTATAAGAAGAGTTTTAAGCTCCTCAGAAAGCCATCCTTTCTGGAAAGAGTTTTTGCCTTTTCAAAAAGAAATTGCGTTAGGAGGTTATAACAATTCTATATCACAGATAACACTTAAATTTACCAGTCCCGGAGTGCCTGATATTTATCAGGGAAACGAATTGTGGAAATATAATCTTGTCGATCCGGATAACAGAAACCCTGTAGACTTTAACAAATTTCAGAAACTTTTTAAAAAAATCAAACCTTTTTTGCGCAATTCTAATGAAGATTTTTCTTTTCTTTTTCCTCTTGAATCGGGGAAATTAAAACTTTTTATATCTTCAGTACTTTTAAACTTTAGACAAACACATTCTAATTTATTCAAAAAAGGAAATTATATTCCTCTTGAAGTTAGAGGCGCAAAATCTGAAAATATAATTGCTTTTGCAAGAAGTTTTGAAAATGAAACAATTATAACTGTCGTTCCCAGACTTGTTTTCCACATGATTTCCGAGGAAAAACCTTTTGCGATCGGAGAAGAAGTTTGGAAAGACACCAGAATTATTTTGCCTGTTAATTACAGAAATTTTAAAGATATTTTTACAGGTAAAACTTTTTATGATTTTAATTCCGAATCCGCTGATTCCGAAAACAAACAAAATAGTGAAATATGTCTGTCCGAAACGTCTTTTAATTCGGTCAAACAAGAACTAATCGGAAGCATAATAAATATACTTCCGATTAGTGTACTTTATTCGGACTCAAGCTCTATTAATTTAAGTCCTTATTATAAGAAATTTTAA